Genomic DNA from Rhodothermales bacterium:
GCAAGCCTCGACGGGCGCAAACCGCACCCACGAAGGCAACGGCCTCGGCCTGTCCATCACTCGTCGGCTGGTGGACCTGATGGGGGGTACCATTGAAGTCGAAAGCACGCTGGGAGAAGGCAGCCAGTTCACCGTGCGCCTGGCACGGGTGATCGAACAGCCGCTGGCGCCGCCCGCCGGACCCCGTCCACCGAAGTCGGCCCGTCCCGGCCGTAGCACCCTGAAGCGCGAAACGCGATAGCCCAGGGCCGTCGTCAGTCCCCTGCTGGCGGCCCGACGCCGGGCGCATCAGATTCCTCGTCTCGCGACAGACGGAGGATGGGCGTAAAGTGACGCACGGCCGCCACGGTCGAGAATTCCCGGAGTTCGCGCCCGATCGCGGACGCCAGCTCGTAGATCACGACTTTCTCCTCGACGGTGCCTTGCTCGCGCACAAACGAAAGCCGGTGCAGGGAATACAGCCCGGCTACGAACGAGGCCAGAAACACAAAATCCCACTGACGCAGATTCAGCACATCGCCCGACACCGCCTCCCCGGCCCGTGTCCAGGTGACGGCCCAGGAGAGCTGCTGATCCACAAAAAAGTCTGCCATTAGGCCACCGATCAACGGGGCCAGTCCGGCCGCGACAGCCACCACAAAGTTGGAGACCGCCAGATAGTTGGTCCCCTCTCCCTTTGGTGCCAGTTTCAGGCTGATGTTGCCGGTGGCCAGCGTAATTCCCGCCATCGCGATGCCCATCAACACGTGCAGCAGGACGAGCAGCGGGAAGGTGAACGCGTGCGTATCCGGAAGCGTGGTGAAGGTCCATCCGAGAATGCAGATCAGGCAGAGCGGGGCTGCGACGGACAATACCGACTTGTGGGACAGGGCATCCGAAAAACTGCCCCAGAGCCTCAGAAAGACAATGTTTACGATGCGGCCCAGCACGACCAGGCCGATCACCCACGACAACTCCATCTCAAGGCGTGTGAGCATGTAGGCTGAGAAAAAGGGCGTCGCCAGATAGAGCGCGAAACTCCAGGCCGCCAGGAAGCGCACCAGGTTGCGGAAATTGGTGTCCCGGAACGGAGCCCTGATCAGATCGGCCAGGGACTCATCGCCAGCCCGCAGCCGCGGCTCCGGGATGCGGGCGACAAACAGGACGCCCAGCAGCCCGCACACAAAGCCTACCCCGAATGTGACCGAGTAGCCGTACCGCGGGTCCGCGAATAGATCAGGCGCCACGTTGTCGATAAACCAGGCGGCCACCAGGCTCACCACCACACCCGTCGCGGCGGCCAGGCTGAAGCGCTTTCCGAAGAACGTGCCCAGTTGGTCCGAGGGCACCAGCTCATGAATCCACGAGTTCCAGCCGGTATTGGATATCGCGCCCATCACACTGGCCAGCAGCAGACCCAGGGTCAGCACCACGAGCGTGGCGTCCGCCGGCAGCACCAGCGGAAACAGGGCGATGGCCAACCATGAAAAGCGACCAACGGCCGACGCTATCACGGAAATCGCCCGCCGGTTTCCGACTCGGCGCACAAGCAGTATGGCAGGCAGCTGCGCCAGCTGCGAAAGGTGCGGGAGCGCAGCAAGAAGCCCGATCAGGGCGTTCGACGCACCAAACTGCAGCGCGTAGGCCACCAGAAAGGTGCTCCCGGTGAAGCTGGCGAGCGCCTGGCTGGCCATACCGTCCCGCACCACGTTCCGCAATCCGCGCTGCACCTGGTCGCCAGTGAGCGGAACGTCCGAGGGCGGCCATCTCCTTGCGAGGGAACGAAGTAGCAAGACGGTGTTAGAGAAGGTGGGCAGGCGCCGCCCAAACTAGGCCGCTCCCAGCTAACCGCCACCGTATCTCACGTGACGAAATCCTCCTGCGCCGCCGCGTTCGCGGCGGCCCTACTGGGACTGGCGCCGATGGCCGCCGTTGCCCAGCCCTACTCGGCCGACGAGCTCCGCTCCGCCATCACCTCCATGCGAGCTGCAGAGCGGGGCCCCTTCGCGGGTATCCGCTGGTTCTGCCCTGACGGCAGAGTCATACCGGCCCAGCAGCGCTGCGGCCAGCCAGGCGGCATCCAGCACGCCATCCACAGCGAGCAAGCGCTTCAGATTCGAGCGAGAAACGGTATCTGGCTGGCTCAGATTCTCGCGGGCACCGAGCATGACGACTTCCTGGACGCCGCGAACGGTTTCAGCAGGGCCCGTCAGTACGAACTCGAGCGCTTCCTCCAGCTGAATGACAACGGCTGGATTCTGGAGCGGGCCAGGTTTTACCGGGGCGCCATCCAGGCCGAGGATGAGGAGGCCTGGGGCCGCGACTACCTGACGTCTGTCCTTGCGGCCGACTCCCTGGTCGACCGGCACTTCTTCTGGCTTCGACGACAGGTTCGCACTATCCCACATGCGGCCGGGGAAAGAGTGGTCGATCGGGTCCGGGCCCTGGCAAAGACCCTGAGCGACGCCTACCCGGCGTTTCTGAACCTTCGCATCAAGATTCACGGACAGCCCGACGCCTCCGATCTTCCTGCTGTGCAGGCGTTCCTCGCGGACCATGAGGCCCGAATGGGCGCCGGCAATGTTGCCGAGGCGCGCCGACTCATCGCTGACCTTACCACGTTGTACGGCACCACTCCCTCCGAGGCCGTGCGCAGCTTGTCGTCGCGAGTCGCGGCCTCATCGCCCGTCAAAGCGGGACTCGAGAGCTTCGCCGCAAGTCTGGATGCCGGCAACTGGGAGGCGTCCACAGAACAGGGCGCAGCTCTCCTTGTGGCGATTCGGGAACGCACCCACGCGGTCTCAAGCGGGGCCTCGAGGCTGCTCCTGCTCGATCTTTCGCTGGCCGTGGAAGACGCCCTGTTCTGGGTGGTCTCCAATGACCCGGTAAGCGGCACGGACGCGCAGGCCCGGCGCGCGCTTTTGCTCTCCAGGGCGGCATACGGTGCCGGCTACGTGGAATCCTGGGAGTGGGCGGAGCTTGAGCCGCGGTTTGCGGAGGATGCGACTGATGCAGAGGCTTTGAAGGCCACGCTGGACGCCGCACGCAGCACCGTCGAGTGGAGCATCGGACTTGCCATGGCCACATACGGCAGCACCATGCGCCTCTACGCCCCGTTTGAGCCGCTGGCCAACGCCTTTGTGGACGATGTCCTGCGTGCCTCAATCATGCTCCCGCTCGGCTCCACGGTCAGCCAACTGGCCGATGTCCACGCCCGCATGACGGGCTCCAATACGCGCATCATGGGGCTGGCCGGGGGCGGCGGCGTGCGCGGGCTCAACCCCGGTTTTGCCCATGCGGTACTGGAGGTGGTGTCTGGAGATGCAGAGCACATCGACCTCGTGGCCGACCGCATCTATGTGATGGACCGCCCGCCTGCCGAGATGAAGCCGGTTGCCGGCATCGCGACCGTTTCCGAGGGCAACGCGGTGTCGCACGTGCAGCTGCTGGCGCGCAACCTGGGCATTCCGAACGCCGTCGTCACTCCGGAGGTGGTCACGCTGCTCAAAGCCCACCACGGAGAGCGTGTGTTCTACGCCGTGTCTCCAGGCGGCTCGGTGCTGATCAAGCCGGGCGAGGAAATGACGCAGGAAGAGCGCGACCTCGTCGAGACCAAGGAGCGGTCCGACGAACGGGTGCGCGTGCCGACAGCCCGGCTGGACCTGGATCACATGGAGCTCACAGACCTGTTTGCACTCCGCGCTTCGGACTCTGGACGCCTTTGCGGGCCCAAGGCCGCCAATCTCGGTCAGCTGTCCGACATGTTTCCCGGCCATGTTGCTCCGGGCTTCATTGTACCGTTCGGCGTGTTCCGAGCACATATGGCCCAGCCCATGCCCGACACCGACGGATCGTACTGGGAGTATCTGCGCGCCGCCTTCGCGGAGGCGGACGCAGGCATCCGGCAGGGCCAATCGGTGGCGGCAGTTGAGGACGTGCTGCTCGACAAACTCACCGTGCTGCGTGCCGCGATTGAGTCCATGCCTTTCCTGCCCGGCTTCAGAGACCAGGTTGACGCCGCGTATCGCAGGTCGTTCAGCTCCCCACTCGGCACCCTTGCGACCTTCATTCGCAGCGACACCAACATGGAGGACCTGGCCGACTTCTCGGGCGCGGGCCTCAACCTGACGGTGCCCAACGTGATCCGGGAAGAAGATGTGCTGCAGGGCATCCGCCGCGTCTGGGCCAGCCCGTACCGCGAGCGCAGTTACCGATGGCGTCAGAAATACCTGCTGAATCCGGAAGATGTCTACCCGTCCATCCTGATTCTGCAAAGCGTGCCCGTTGACCGGTCCGGGGTCATGATCACGACCGGAATCTCGTCCGGCCGCTCGGAGGACGTCACACTCGCGTTCAGCCGGGGGGTCGGAGGCGCGGTCGATGGGCAGGCCGCCGAGACCTGGCTGATGGCGCCACAGCAGGTGACTCTCCTCTCTCCCGCCCGCGAACCGGCATTCCGGGCTCTTCCTGCGACAGGCGGCACGGTGCAGCGCCGCACATCGTACGAGCGCCGCATTCTCTCAGAGCGCGACCTCGCCGAACTGCGCCGCCTGTCCACCGAGGTGCGCACCAGGTTGCCTGAGATGCCCGGCATGCAGTCGGCGGGGCCGTGGGATGTGGAACTCGGATTTCTGGGCGATGCGCTCTGGCTGTTCCAGATGCGCCCGTTCGTGGAAAACCGGGCTGCCGGCTCCACCACCTATCTCCAGAACATGGACGGACCGGCCAGGCAGCCGAACCGTCGACGCCCGAACGCCCGATGAGAGTTTTCTTCGTTCTGCTGATCCTCCTGGGCAGCGCGCCCTACCCTATCGACGGGTATGAGTACTCCGGCATCCGACGTCTGGAGCGGCTTCGCCTGATTGCTGCGGGTGAGATGCCGGGCACGCCGCCGCCTCCTGGTGCGCGTAAGGCATGGGGGGATATCGAGTTGCATCGGGTAGGCGATGCTGTCGGCGAATTGCCGCCACCGGATCCGGAGCTGCAGCGCCAGATCACGGCCCTGTTTGCGGGCCTTGATCCGTCGTACGGGCTGGCGCTTCTGGACGTGACGCCTGGAAGAGAACCGAGGCTCGCTGTCAACAAGGCGGCCGCGCCGTACCAGCCAGGCAGCGTGGGTAAACTGGCCATTATGGCCGGGCTCTTCGCCGAGTTGGAGCGCATCTACCCCACCGACTACGAGGCCCGACGGCGGGTTCTGCGGGATCGCAGCCTTTCAGGTGACTTCTGGGTCATCCCGAACTCCCACGCCGTGCCCATCTTCAATCTGGAAACGAGGGCTTACCAGAGTCGGGCTGTGGTACCGACGGACGAGTTCACCCTGTTCGAATGGGTGGACCACGCCATATCGGCCAGTAGCAATGCTGCGGCGTCGGTGATCTGGAAGGAGGCTATGCTGATGCGGGCCTTCGGCGCAGACTACCCTCCGTCTCCGACCGATGAAGCGGCGTTCTGGAAGGACACGTCGGCCGCGGAGAAGACTGCCATGGCCGTTTCCGTGGTCAATGACCCGCTGCGGACAGCCGGCATATCGGAGGAAGAGTGGCGGCTCGGCACCATGTTCACCAGCGGCGCCCGAAGGGTAGTTCCGGGCACCAGGAGCACGGGCTCCGCAATCGGCCTCATGAAGTTTCTCCTCCGCATCGAGGAGGGCACCATGGTGGACGAGTGGTCCTCTCTGGAGATGAAGCGGCTGATGTACCAGACGCAGCGACGAATCCGATATGCCTCGGCGCCGGGACTGTCCAGCGCCGCGGTGTACTTCAAGTCAGGATCTCTGTACCGGTGTCAGTCGGAAGAGGGCTATTCCTGCGGCAAGTACCTGGGCAACGTGAACAACTACATGAACTCGGTCGCGACCGTGGAAACCACGGATGGGCGGGTGTACCTGGTCGCACTTATGTCCAACGTGTTGCGCAAAAACTCCGCTGCGGATCATCAGGCACTCGCCGAGCGCATCGAACGCATCATGGCACGTCCGGCGCAGCAGGGCTAGGGACCACAACGCCCGCGGACTTCTAGCGCGCCGATGTAGGCTCCGGCTTCAGCACGCGCTCGACCACCGGAACGAGATCCCGAAGGATCTTTTCTCCGTTGGCATCCTCGACCAGACTGACGAGGATGTACCGGCGCCAGCCGTCACCCCACACCAGGATCGAGTCGGCGTGCCAGTTGCGCCAGGTACCGGACTTACGAAACATTCTGGCCCGGGGAGCGCGATCGCTTACCGCGTAGACAAACTTGTGGTTGATGCCGGGATCCACCAGCACGTCCAGCATGTGGCGGGAGCGCTGCGGGGATACCAGTCGCCCGGTTGCGGCCAAGTAGTAGAAGCGGCTGACCTGACTCACCGTCGCGCCATGCGACAGGCCGGCGATGGGGTCCGGAATGCGCTCACCGGACTTGGCGTAGGCCTTGCCCACCCACAAGCCGCCACCGTATTCAGGATCGTAGAGCATGTACCGGTCGTCCGACAGCACCTGCTCGATGTACTCCAGACCTACGCGATCAATCATGGCCGTTGCGGCGGTGTTGCTGGAGCGCCGGATCATGGCATGCATGTCCTGGTCCACCTCCGGCGTCAATTCGATGAGTCCGTCTTCGATGGCCTGCTCGGCGGCTAGCAGAATGGCGATCTTGGGCAGGCTGGCTGCATAGATCATCGAATTGCCGTTCACACGGGCAAACCGGGGGTTTGCCGGATCGGTGATGTCGACCAGACCGACGGCCATGCGCTCATTGTTGATGAGGTTCGTCCAGCGACGGTTGCGCTGGAGCGCGGCCTCAAGTCGGCCCTGAAGGACGGGATCGACAGATTCGCGCAACGGGTGCCATGCCTCGTCGTCGACGACGACAGGAAGCCTCGGCTGAGCCGAAGCAGGTAGTGCCGCGATCAGAAGTGCGGCGAAGAAGATGCCTTTGAGAAGGCGCATAGGGGTGAGCGCCGAAGCGCAAGCGATTAACCGGCCGTAAACGCACGATCCCGGTTCGGATCCACAATTTCGAGGCGCGTCAAAAATATTCCCCACCGGACGCGAAGTCTATGCGGCCTATCGCGTTACAGCCAGGATCCGAGCTACCCGACGCCCATCCGCAGCCACGCTGACCACGTAGAGACCGGCGGGAAGGCTGCGCACATCCAGTGAGAGATCAACCGTGCCTGCTGCCTGGGAGCCCATCGCCCGTTCGAGCACCAATCTCCCTGCGAGGTCGAACACCTGCACGGAGACCGCGGCAGCGCTTTGCATTTCGACCTGCACGTCGACATGATGCGTGGCGGGGTTCGGGTAGATCTCCTTCAGGGCAAGCGGGCCAGGCGTCTCGACAGCGTCCACGCCGGTGCCTGACCCCAGCATGGGGGACCAGTCCAGACCGAGACCGTCCAGATAGGCTATCCGGTTCGGAATCGCGGACTCGATCTGCTGCCTCACCAGATCCGTGATGCGATCAGACCGGTACCTGTATGCGAAGTAGGGAAGGATCGATTCGGCAATGTCCTCGCGAATCGAATTGTCGCGAGCATACGTGGAGATGAAGTCTCCATCGGCTGCCTGAGCCGCGAGCCATGCTTCCGCCTGGGCGTGTTCGGCATCCATGGAGGTGTGCCCGGCCTCGTGAATCAGTACCTCCTCAATAAAGCCGTTCCTTAGCGTGCGCTGCCCGTATTCGGTGTGTATGAGGATGGAATTGTTGCCGCCGCCAAAAGCCGCATCACCTCCGTTGATCCACACCTCCCGCATATCCTTCCTGAGGTAGGTGGACAGACGGCCGATGGGGGGTGCGTAGGCATCCACGTGCACGCGCGCCGCGGACTCGCTGCCAAACTCCGGGTTGACGATGAACTCCGCCGTAGTCCCATCCGAAAACGCAACCTCAAACAGGTACGCGTTGACCTGAATCCAGGCGGCGGGTCGACGATCGTAAATCGTGCGCATGCCCCGGCCTGAGTAGCTCACCGACTCAAAGGCCGTGGGGTCGGCGGCAGTCACAATGTCGGGGTCTACCCAGACGGTGCCCGAAAACGGCGGATCGCCGTGTCCGGAGATTGCCAACGCCAGCAGCAGTAACAAAACGCGCATGAAGACACCAACGCTTCGCGGCGCGTGTGTTTCCTGCGGGTCGCGGGCCTCGACCCGGCCGATGGCACAATGTGCCGCTACCCGGCCGGTCAGTGGCGAGATCCGGTTGTCGTGAACGTGTATTCTGTTGCATGAGCAAACCTCTCATCGTGGTCGTTGATGACGACCCCCAGGTGCTCTCTGCCATCGTTCGTGATGTGCGCAGCGAGTACGGCGAACACTTCCGCATCAGGCGGGCCTCCTCCGGCCCGGAGGGTCTGGAACTGCTCGACGCGTTGCAGCAGGCCGGTGAGCACGTGGCCCTGATCATATCCGACCAGCGCATGCCCGGCATGGACGGCGTCGCGTTTCTGGAAAAGGCGAAGACGCTGTATCCGCAAGCCAAACGCACCCTGTTGACGGCTTACAGCGACACCGAGGCGGCCATCGATGCGATCAACCTGGTTAATCTGGACCACTACTTTGTGAAGCCGTGGGATCCGCCGGAGGACAAACTCTATCCGGTGGTCGATGGACTCCTGCGCGACTGGAGACACCTGTGGCGACCCGGATTTGACGGACTGCGGGTCGTGGCGGATCGCTGGTCGGCACGGAGCCACCAGATTCGGGACTACCTGGCGCGCAACCTGATCCCGTATTCCTTCCTGGACGTGGAAGCCTCCGACGAAGCGCGCAGCCTGCGCCGGGAGGCCGAACTACCCCTGGTCATCTTCGAGGGCGGCGACAGGGTGAGCAACCCGTCCGAACGCGAGATTGCCGAGCGCCTCGGCAAGCGTACCAGCGCCCAGGGCGAATTCTACGACCTCGCCGTGGTGGGTGGCGGACCTGCCGGGCTGGCCACCGCCGTGTACGGGGGTTCGGAGGGACTTACCACCGTCCTGATTGAGCAGTCGGCTCCCGGCGGGCAGGCCGGCACGAGCAGTCTGATCGAGAACTATCTCGGCTTTCCGAATGGACTTTCGGGCAGCGAACTGACCGGCCGCGCGGTGGCGCAGGCCGAGAAGTTCAACGTGGAGATCCTCAGCCCGCGCACCGTCTCGGCGCTCACGGTGGACGGCCCCTATCGCCACCTGGAGATGGAAGACGGGTCCCGACTCTCGTGCCATGCCCTGCTGCTGGCGATGGGCGTTTCCTGGCGTCGATTGCCGGCCGATGGAGCCGATGCACTCACAGACCGGGGCGTGTACTACGGCGCAGCACTGACGGAGGTAGACAACTGCGCCAACCAGGTAGTGTACACCGTCGGAGCCGGCAACTCGGCCGGGCAGGCCGCCATGCGCTTTGCCGAGAAGGCTGCCCGCGTGGTCATGCTGGTGCGCGGCGACTCACTCGAGGCAAAGATGAGTCAGTACCTCGTGGACCGCATCCATTCCACCGACAACATCGAGGTTCGGCTGCACACCTCGGTCATCGGCTGCGAAGGTGACCACCACCTGGAACGCCTTCGCATGCAGAACAGCGAGACTGGCGAAGCCCGCACCGAGGACGCCTCGTACCTCTTCGTATTTATTGGCGCGCGTCCTCACACGGAATGGTTGGGCGACGTCATCGCGTGTGATGACCACGGCTTTATCCTCACCGGGCCGGATCTACGCGAAGAGCACCTGCAGGACTGGCCGCTGGAGCGGGATCCCTATCTGCTGGAAACCAACGTGCCGGGCGTCTTTGCGGCCGGCGACGTGCGCCATGAATCCGTCAAACGCGTTGCCAGTGCCGTAGGCGAAGGCTCCGTGTCCGTGCATTTCGTTCATCGCCACCTGGCCGCCCTCTGATGAAGTTCATCCTCGCCGCGGGGGCCGCCCCGCCCTTCTTCGTGGAAGTCGCGCTGCTCATCCTCTGCAGCGCCGGAATTGCCTACGTGTGCTACCGCCTGGGCATTGTGCCCATCGTGGGCTTCCTCATCACGGGCGTTGTGATTGGTCCCATGGCGCTTGGACTTGTCCAGGACCAGGAGGTCGTGGATGCCGCCGCAGAGGTAGGCGTGCTGCTGCTGCTCTTCACCATCGGCATCGAGTTCAGCCTGGAAAAGCTGGCCCGCATCCAGCGACTGATCTTCGCCGGCGGTGGCCTGCAGGTGGGCCTTGCTGCCGGCATTACGACCGGTCTGCTGATGGCTTTCGGCGTCTCCTGGCAGGCCGGATTGTTTACGGGGTTTCTGGTCGCGCTGTCGTCGACCGCCATCGTGCTCAAGTTGCTTGGTGACTCGGGTGAGATTGATACCGAGCACGGTCAGGTTGGTCTGGGCCTGCTGATTTTTCAGGACCTAGCGATCATCCTGATGGTCCTGCTGGTGCCACTGCTCTCAGGCACCGGGGGCTCCACCCTTCAGATCCTCGGCGCGCTCGGCAAGGCCATCGGCATCATCGTGCTCGTGCTGCTCGTCGCACGTCGGGTCATGCCACTGTTCCTGGAGGCCGTCGCACGCACATGCTCGCCGGAGCTGTTTCTGTTGACGGTGATCGGCATCTGCTTTGGCACGGCCTATTTGACCAGCCTGGCCGGCGTGAGTCTGTCGCTGGGTGCCTTCCTGGCGGGTCTGGTGGTCAGTGAAAGCAAGTTCAGCGAGCATGCCATGGGCGAGATCATGCCGCTGCAGATCCTGTTCAGCGCCACGTTCTTTGTATCGGTCGGCATGCTGCTGGATCTGTCCTTCCTGATTGCCAACCTGCCGCTGGTGCTTGGCGTGGTGATGGCGGTGCTCATCATCAAGATCATCACCACCGGCATCGCCGTGCGCTCGCTTGGGTACTCGCTTCCAGTGGTCGCAGGCGCATCGCTCATGCTGGCTCAGATCGGGGAATTTTCGTTCGTGCTTGAACGCTCGGGGCGGGAGGCCGGACTCTTTCCTGCCGGGATGGAAGGCACGGGCTCGCAGACCTTTATCGCCGCCACCGTGCTGGTCATGATTGCCACGCCCGCGCTCAACTCGCTCGGCGCGCGGATCCGGAAGCGCCTGGAGGCACCCGACGGGGATTCCCCGCAGGAGATGGACGAGGTGCATCAGCATGGGCCACTCCCAGAGTTGGACGGCCATGTCATCATTGCGGGATTCGGAAACGGTGCCCGCAAGCTGGTTCGCAGCCTGGACCAGCAGGAGGTGCCCTTCGTGGTACTGACGCTGAGTCCGGAAGGTGCCAACGAGGCGGAGTCGATGGGCGTGCCGGTTCTCCGAGGCGACTACGCCCGGCAGCACACACTCGAACTGGCCGGGATAGAAAAGGCGCGCACGCTGATCATTGCCGACGACCATCCGGCGATGGCGCACCGGGTGGCGATGGTGGCCCGAACGATTGGCGGAGAGGATCTTCACATCGTGGTGCGCACCCGCCACGTTTCGGAAATCCCGGGTTTGCATGCCGATGGGGTGGACTGCGTCATCGCCGACGAATTGGAGAGCATTGTGCAGCTCATGTGCCAACTCCTGAAGGACCGCGGTCTCCCGGCAGACGAAATTGATCGGCGCGCAGAGGATATCCGGGGCAAGGATTACGCCGGCCTGCTGGCAGACAACAAGCCGAGCGATGTCGTCGTGCTGAACGTGAAGGGCGTGGCCTGTGATCACGCTGATCATCCGCTGGCCGTCGTGCCCAACAGTCCGGGCGTGTGCACCGAGTGTCAGCGTATGGGCGACACCTGGGTGCATCTCCGGGTCTGCATGACCTGCGGCCATGTCGGGTGCTGCGACTCATCCAAAAACAAGCACGCTTCGGCCCACTTCCATGAGACCGGCCACCCGGTCATGCGCTCGATGGAGCCCGGCGAGAAGTGGGGCTGGTGCTTCGAGCACGGACTGTTGCTGAAATGATCTCCGCAGAAGAACTGAAGGTCGTTGAGGTCTTCGAAGACCTCTCGCACGAGGATCTGGAATGGCTGGCTGAGCACTTCGAGCTCATGGAGCTGCAGGCGGAAGAGCAGCCTTTCGAACCGGGCGACCCCGCCGAGCACATGATGGTCATCCTCTCGGGCGGGATGCAGATATCCATCAAACGGGGCGGCAGCTGGCGACTCTTCGACACATTTGGCCCCGGTAGCGTGAGCGGCATCCTGCCCTACTCCCGTATGAAGACGTTTGAGGGGCGCGGACTGGCGACCATGCCCACGCGCATGGGCCTGCTCCACAAGGATCACTTCCCCGAAATGCTGTACCGCATCCCCGTGCTGGGGCAGCGTCTCATTGGGGTGATGTCGGACCGCGTGCGCGTCTCCGCCCGGGCGGATCAGGAACGCGAGAAAATGCTGGCGCTCGGCAAGCTCTCGGCTGGACTCGCGCATGAGCTCAACAACCCCGCAGCCGCTGCACGAAGAGCCGCAGACGACCTCCGTGTCCGATTGGACCGTCTGCCCAGTGTGGTTGCGCGTCTGGCACGACACGGCCTGGACCCCAACAAAGTGGATCCGGAGAGCGGCTATTGCAGCCTGCACGTGGAGCGCCACCTTTCCGCGCTGGAGCTGGGGGATCGCGAAGACGAATTGCTGGACTGGCTGGAGGATCGTGACATCCCGGAAGCCTGGAAGCTGGCACCTACCCTGGCCGAAGCCGGCATGACGGTTCCGGACATGGACCGGGCCGTGGCCGACGTGCCCGGTGCGGCCTTGCAGGACGTCATCGCCTGGATTGAACACAGTCTGGCCGCGGCCAAGCTGCTCCAGGAGATCCATGCCTCAGCCGAACGCATCTCGGAGCTGGTCTCTTCAGTGAAGTCCTATTCGCACATGGACCGTTCCCTGGACGCCGAGCCGGTGCGTCTGCAGGACGGCGTGCGCAACACACTGACCATGCTGGGGCACCGCATCCGAAAGCAGGAAGTCATTGTCGAAGACCGGCTGGGTGATCTGCCCGCCGTGCCCGCCTACCCCGGCGAAATGAATCAGGTTTGGACGAACCTCATCGACAACGCCCTGGACGCGATGGGGCAGGGCGGTACGCTGACCCTGGAAGGGCGGCGATTTGGCGGCTTCGTGGAAGTGCGCATCACCGACAACGGATCCGGCATCCCGGATGATGTGCTGCCACGCATCTTCGACCCCTTCTATACGACCAAGGCGGTCGGCGAGGGTACGGGACTCGGGCTCGAGATCTCCCACCGCATTGTGACCAAGCAGCACAGGGGGCAGATCAACGTAGAGTCGGAGCCGGGGCGAACCTCGTTCGCGGTGGTGCTGCCGGAAAGCGCGGGCTGACTAGCGCCTCGCGACTGGCCTCCGCCGACTGCCGTGCCGCTCGTATACCCGCTGCGACTCTTCCCGGACCTCCGGTTTCGCTTTCCAGCCCCATACCCGTGTGCGG
This window encodes:
- a CDS encoding MFS transporter; translation: MLLRSLARRWPPSDVPLTGDQVQRGLRNVVRDGMASQALASFTGSTFLVAYALQFGASNALIGLLAALPHLSQLAQLPAILLVRRVGNRRAISVIASAVGRFSWLAIALFPLVLPADATLVVLTLGLLLASVMGAISNTGWNSWIHELVPSDQLGTFFGKRFSLAAATGVVVSLVAAWFIDNVAPDLFADPRYGYSVTFGVGFVCGLLGVLFVARIPEPRLRAGDESLADLIRAPFRDTNFRNLVRFLAAWSFALYLATPFFSAYMLTRLEMELSWVIGLVVLGRIVNIVFLRLWGSFSDALSHKSVLSVAAPLCLICILGWTFTTLPDTHAFTFPLLVLLHVLMGIAMAGITLATGNISLKLAPKGEGTNYLAVSNFVVAVAAGLAPLIGGLMADFFVDQQLSWAVTWTRAGEAVSGDVLNLRQWDFVFLASFVAGLYSLHRLSFVREQGTVEEKVVIYELASAIGRELREFSTVAAVRHFTPILRLSRDEESDAPGVGPPAGD
- a CDS encoding serine hydrolase is translated as MRLLKGIFFAALLIAALPASAQPRLPVVVDDEAWHPLRESVDPVLQGRLEAALQRNRRWTNLINNERMAVGLVDITDPANPRFARVNGNSMIYAASLPKIAILLAAEQAIEDGLIELTPEVDQDMHAMIRRSSNTAATAMIDRVGLEYIEQVLSDDRYMLYDPEYGGGLWVGKAYAKSGERIPDPIAGLSHGATVSQVSRFYYLAATGRLVSPQRSRHMLDVLVDPGINHKFVYAVSDRAPRARMFRKSGTWRNWHADSILVWGDGWRRYILVSLVEDANGEKILRDLVPVVERVLKPEPTSAR
- a CDS encoding T9SS type A sorting domain-containing protein, with amino-acid sequence MRVLLLLLALAISGHGDPPFSGTVWVDPDIVTAADPTAFESVSYSGRGMRTIYDRRPAAWIQVNAYLFEVAFSDGTTAEFIVNPEFGSESAARVHVDAYAPPIGRLSTYLRKDMREVWINGGDAAFGGGNNSILIHTEYGQRTLRNGFIEEVLIHEAGHTSMDAEHAQAEAWLAAQAADGDFISTYARDNSIREDIAESILPYFAYRYRSDRITDLVRQQIESAIPNRIAYLDGLGLDWSPMLGSGTGVDAVETPGPLALKEIYPNPATHHVDVQVEMQSAAAVSVQVFDLAGRLVLERAMGSQAAGTVDLSLDVRSLPAGLYVVSVAADGRRVARILAVTR
- a CDS encoding FAD-dependent oxidoreductase, which translates into the protein MSKPLIVVVDDDPQVLSAIVRDVRSEYGEHFRIRRASSGPEGLELLDALQQAGEHVALIISDQRMPGMDGVAFLEKAKTLYPQAKRTLLTAYSDTEAAIDAINLVNLDHYFVKPWDPPEDKLYPVVDGLLRDWRHLWRPGFDGLRVVADRWSARSHQIRDYLARNLIPYSFLDVEASDEARSLRREAELPLVIFEGGDRVSNPSEREIAERLGKRTSAQGEFYDLAVVGGGPAGLATAVYGGSEGLTTVLIEQSAPGGQAGTSSLIENYLGFPNGLSGSELTGRAVAQAEKFNVEILSPRTVSALTVDGPYRHLEMEDGSRLSCHALLLAMGVSWRRLPADGADALTDRGVYYGAALTEVDNCANQVVYTVGAGNSAGQAAMRFAEKAARVVMLVRGDSLEAKMSQYLVDRIHSTDNIEVRLHTSVIGCEGDHHLERLRMQNSETGEARTEDASYLFVFIGARPHTEWLGDVIACDDHGFILTGPDLREEHLQDWPLERDPYLLETNVPGVFAAGDVRHESVKRVASAVGEGSVSVHFVHRHLAAL
- a CDS encoding cation:proton antiporter is translated as MKFILAAGAAPPFFVEVALLILCSAGIAYVCYRLGIVPIVGFLITGVVIGPMALGLVQDQEVVDAAAEVGVLLLLFTIGIEFSLEKLARIQRLIFAGGGLQVGLAAGITTGLLMAFGVSWQAGLFTGFLVALSSTAIVLKLLGDSGEIDTEHGQVGLGLLIFQDLAIILMVLLVPLLSGTGGSTLQILGALGKAIGIIVLVLLVARRVMPLFLEAVARTCSPELFLLTVIGICFGTAYLTSLAGVSLSLGAFLAGLVVSESKFSEHAMGEIMPLQILFSATFFVSVGMLLDLSFLIANLPLVLGVVMAVLIIKIITTGIAVRSLGYSLPVVAGASLMLAQIGEFSFVLERSGREAGLFPAGMEGTGSQTFIAATVLVMIATPALNSLGARIRKRLEAPDGDSPQEMDEVHQHGPLPELDGHVIIAGFGNGARKLVRSLDQQEVPFVVLTLSPEGANEAESMGVPVLRGDYARQHTLELAGIEKARTLIIADDHPAMAHRVAMVARTIGGEDLHIVVRTRHVSEIPGLHADGVDCVIADELESIVQLMCQLLKDRGLPADEIDRRAEDIRGKDYAGLLADNKPSDVVVLNVKGVACDHADHPLAVVPNSPGVCTECQRMGDTWVHLRVCMTCGHVGCCDSSKNKHASAHFHETGHPVMRSMEPGEKWGWCFEHGLLLK